The sequence CCAATGACTTATTGAGGATTAAAGACATTTATCAAATCAATTATTTTGACGAATTGCCTCAGAAGAATAGCGAACTATCTCATTACCGCAAATCGGAGAAGTTAAGTGTAGATAAAATAAACTTAGCGGGTTGGACACACTTGGTGCACTATAAAGCTTCAAGTATTCGTGTGGCTGAATTTGATAGCAGAAGTAAGGACAGTTTGATAGCAAAATTGAAAGCTGTATTGGTGAAAAATAAAAATACTGTAATAGAAGCCGCAAGAGTTTTGGCTGAATATGGGATTAAGTTACAGGTGCTGCCACACCCCGAAAAGTGTGCTGTGGACGGTATTTCGTTTTGGAGCAATGGTAACCCTGCTATTGGGTTGAGTGTACGCCACCAGCGGATTGACAATTTCGCATTTACTTTATTACACGAATTGGGGCATGTGTATTTACACCTTACGAGTGATAACGAAGCACAGTTTATTGATATGGAAAATAATGTGGTGAATGATAAGGAAAAAGAAGCGGATGAATTTGCCACAGAACATTTGATTGATAAAGCTAATTGGAAGCAATTTTATATAGACCACTCTGACCCTAATGATGATGACTTTATTGCATTTGCCAAAAGAATCCAAGTGCATTCTGCTATTGTATTGGGGCGTTATTGCCACCAAATAAAGAAGTTTAATTTGAGAACGAAGATTGATAAGGGGTTGAGGTGAGGGGCACCTGTGACCTCATCATTCTGCTTTTGGGGAAGGGCGGTTGTAAAAAAGGAACTCATTGGTGCGTGAAGAGTTATATGCTAGTTGCGGAAATTGGTTTAGCGTCTTCAGTGCGGAGACTGAACGTATGGAACTGCCATTTGCCGTGGCGAACGCTTCGCCTAACTTGAGAGGGTGGAGTGCTAAATTGATTGCAAATCAGAAACCTTGAGCAAGCCGATTGCAAATCGGCTCGGGTTGGTTGTTTTGAGTACCACGGTAGTAGGTTTGTGGAATTTAAAAATTATTATGTATGACTTAGCATCCAATCATTTATTGATGTAAGTATAAAAATAACTAGGACTGCCCTCGCAAGTTTAACGAAGCGTAAATTGTGAGGTCCATACAGCAAGTTTTCAAACTTGTTACCATAAGCAATCATAGTCACCGCCTTTACAACCAATCCACAACTACAGAATCCAGCGATTGCTGTGATTTCCCCGAGCAATATCGCCTCTCTCTGCCTCGGAGAGCGATATGTGAGTGAGTCCTAATAAACAGCGAGAGACGCCCTAGAACACCATCCTATCCTCCCCTTTATTACCTTCGAAGGACATTTGGGAGCGAACCGGAAACATTCGCTTCAGTGGACAGGATGAGAGCATCCATTTACTTTCTCGTTTCAGATGCTATATAACCCCAAAAATTATATAACATCATGAAAAAATATATCATCCCCTTTGCCATTGTATTACTATGTTTTAATACACAGGCACAAACAGAAAGAACGATTAAAACCAGTGTGAAGAAAGCCATTGTATACCTGCAAGGAGCACAATTGCAAAGCAGGGAGGCAGTGATGCTGCCCGCAGGCAATAGCAAGCTGATATTCGAAGGTGTATCGCCACACTTGCAGGAAGCTAGCATACAGGTGTCGGGCAAGGGCGGTTTTGTAATATTGGAAACGCAATACCAACTTAAAT is a genomic window of Bacteroidota bacterium containing:
- a CDS encoding HigA family addiction module antitoxin; the protein is MPPTTTMTTPININKLTPAIAIHPGEMLLDELNTRGIKQKDFAALIGMANTQLNEVIKGKRNITADFALLIGKALKMDALLWMNLQMNYDLNLAKINDKNKAKLEAIGTWQMVETMIPAAYFKKQGIISGDIANDLLRIKDIYQINYFDELPQKNSELSHYRKSEKLSVDKINLAGWTHLVHYKASSIRVAEFDSRSKDSLIAKLKAVLVKNKNTVIEAARVLAEYGIKLQVLPHPEKCAVDGISFWSNGNPAIGLSVRHQRIDNFAFTLLHELGHVYLHLTSDNEAQFIDMENNVVNDKEKEADEFATEHLIDKANWKQFYIDHSDPNDDDFIAFAKRIQVHSAIVLGRYCHQIKKFNLRTKIDKGLR